One Thiofilum sp. genomic window carries:
- a CDS encoding superoxide dismutase produces the protein MARAEATPITLPALPYADNALEPVISANTIGFHYGKHHKGYVDNLNKLLAGTPFAEMPLDKIITESVGKEENTAIFNNAAQTWNHTFYWNSLKANGGGEPPASLKAKLDEFFGSVDAAKAELQKAATSQFGSGWAWLVQDGDNLKVVKTGNANTPLTDGLKPLLTIDVWEHAYYLDYQNKRADYVTAVLDKLINWDFALQNMG, from the coding sequence ATGGCACGCGCTGAAGCTACACCCATTACTCTCCCTGCATTGCCTTATGCAGATAATGCCTTGGAGCCAGTCATTTCTGCTAATACGATTGGTTTCCATTATGGTAAGCATCATAAAGGCTACGTAGATAATCTAAATAAACTGCTTGCAGGTACACCTTTTGCCGAAATGCCTTTAGATAAAATTATTACTGAGTCGGTGGGCAAAGAAGAAAATACCGCTATTTTTAATAATGCTGCACAAACATGGAATCACACTTTTTATTGGAATAGCTTAAAAGCCAATGGAGGAGGTGAGCCACCTGCATCACTCAAAGCTAAACTAGACGAGTTCTTTGGAAGTGTAGATGCTGCAAAAGCCGAATTACAAAAAGCAGCAACCAGTCAATTTGGCAGTGGTTGGGCATGGCTAGTGCAAGACGGTGATAATCTCAAAGTCGTTAAAACGGGAAATGCTAATACGCCCCTTACCGATGGCTTAAAACCATTACTAACCATTGATGTATGGGAGCATGCCTATTATTTAGATTATCAAAATAAACGTGCAGATTATGTCACGGCGGTATTAGATAAGCTCATTAATTGGGATTTTGCTTTGCAAAATATGGGCTAA